TCTATCATAtctttatcagatttaaaatcAGCGTGGTTACTTTAAAGCCATCAGTacactgtacatgacaaatgacGGACGATAACCCTGCGTGGGGTGCCCACCATCTGCAGGTGCATAATTTTCATATCCAGTTTGAGCTTTGgatgttttaaaaaacaattacttGTGCAACTACCAACATGCGACACATATAATAGGTAAAAAttgcacgaatttctataaatagtttttttttatgtattgttttctcatttttcccCCTATTCTTAAATCTTTGTCGCtttgggttggggttagatttggggtttgggttaggatgtacttaacttttttatgtattggtttctacatgtttttcttctgcttttaaaactattcccacctggagttggggtttgggttaggatgtctaaatatgtaacaaaaaagtaattctaatcccaaccccaagcgacaatgttaagaaaatatgaaaaaacaatgagaaaactatacataaaatgacacgaaaaagacattcgtgctcaaggcacaaaaagctgaatttcgtgccatggacacaaataaattaataaattttcTTGacttcggccaaaaatgatataaacccatgatttactcatccccaagctgtccgagatgcatatgtccataatttttcagacgaacacattttcaggtattttagataatgttttagatcttttaGTTAATCGAATGTAAAGTTAcagggtccacgtccttcaagtctaaaaaatgtgcatccatccttcacaaaataaatccaaacggctccatgattataaacaaaggccttctgagggtaatccgtgcagtGTTGTTGTAGATATATCtgaattttaaaactttataaacgaaaataactagctttcgGTAATGCTGCCATCTTAGTCGtgtccgcattcaagatgagagcgTACGCAGTTTatggaggtttctctgctgctccGAATTTTGCGTACACTACACTGATACTCtttcctgaatacagaggagtttaAGATGGCAGCgataccggaagctagttattttcgtttacaAAGTTCCAAATGTAGACATTTCCACAACAAAAGGACGCAGATCACCCACAGAAGGCCCCTGTATTTATCATCGTGGAGAGGTCTGGACCCACTTTGTGAAAGATAGATGCACACCCTCCGGACCTGAAGAACGTGGACCACGCAACTCCACATTTGATCAACCGAAAGATCCGAAACATTCTCCAAAACACCTGAAAATGTGCTCGTccgaaaaacgatggacatatgcatctcagaCAGCCCGTGAGTGAGCAAATCATGGGCTCAATATAATTTTCTGCCAAACTATCTCTATAAAGGAAAAACAAATCAGACTGTTTCAATCAAAGGATGAAAAACAGGGTGGGAAAAGGCcataaataacttaaatttgtATGTTTCTCAGCAAAAATGagaacataaaataaaaaatggcatGACCCCTTTTAAGGCAAAGATTCCAACACTCAGCCGTTGTTTAGTGACCTCTAGTGACaaaaattacatattgtgcctttaacaaatactttattataaagtttcattgtttcatttttagTGTTTGGATGTCAGTTGTGTTTACCAGGATATGGGTCATCTCCATATGTGACGATTTCAGTTAAGAGGATCCCGAAAGACCAGACGTCACTTTTGCTTGTGTAGGGTTTGTTCTCAAATATCTCAGGGGCCATCCATTTCACAGGGACCCGAACACCTGCCGGTCAAACAGAGCTGTTATTTTTTCTAGATCTTTTGGCATTTTAATCTTATGTTTACATGTATGCCAAATATATCTCACCTGATGCTATTGTTTGGGCTCCAGAGAGAGTAAATTCTGCAAGTCCAAAATCAGCTATTTTACAGGACTGCATGTCGGTCAGGAGAATATTTTCAGCCCTTAGATCTCGGTGAACTATTTTATTCTCCAGGTAAATCATTCCTTCTGTAATCTGCAAGAATAGTTATCACACTGTTGAATACATTTGAAATGCATGAATATTGTCTTTTTTTTATCATCAACCTTGTAAGAAATCAAATACCTGGATTGCAAAGTCCATCATGAGTGAAAACTCCACATCTTGTTTCTCTTTGTGTTCTGAGGAAAGACAGAAACGTATTTTCtgcaaatccatttttttaagtatCCACGACATAAAATAACGTTGATTTTGCtttagttatgtcaactttataTCAGTAGTCACTacagttgaaattaattgtaaatccAAGTAACTTAAAATATAAGTGCAAAAATACTCTTTTTACATGTACACTAGATTTAGTTTCGCTTACCGATGAGAAATTTCTTTAAACTGCCATTTTTCATGAGCTCTGTGATGATACAGAAAGGTTCACCGGTCGTACAGACGGCGTACAGCTGCAGCAAGCGCTCGTGACGCAGATTCATCATGATTTCAATCTCTGTGCTGATATTTGGACTGACATCTAGTAAAGCAGGACAGAAAATATGATCACGGTAAAACCAGATAAACCTTTATGTGGCACTTTTCATGCACAAAAATTTATCCTATTACTCATAACAAACCCttgctttttgttttataaGATCAGTTTTAGATTTGTTAGAAAAAACTATTATGTTGAACCAACAAACAGTTTGAAAAGGCCATTTTTGTACCCTGTTCAAATGGTATCAATATGTGCATATTTCTCAGAAAATTAATATTCTCACCTTGCTTGAGTTGAATTGTAAGCTGTAAATATTCCAgtttttacctttaaattcTTTAATGGCCACGTCTGTTGTCCCGTTCCACTTCCCATGCCACACCTCTGCAAACTCTCCACTGCCAAGTTTCTTTATTTTGGTTAATGAACTTCTGTCTATCTCTCGATCTAATTGATAGGAAAGTGTGGGAGGAGCCGGCAGATCCAGCTGGAAGAGCAAAGAGCAGATTGGAATTCAGTTGGGAACGCTGCACTCTTACagataaaggtgcttcacggtGCCATAGAATATCCATTTTTAGTACTTTGGTTTCATAAAGAACcttaaataaagattatttgTGGTGAAAAAGGTTTATCAGATTATAAATGTATGAAATAAATGGTTCTTTATAAAACGTTGACTAAATGTTTTTTGTGGAagaaaaaatttttattttatgacaACGCATTATTTTTAAGAACGTGGGAGCCATTGAATCAATCAATATACTGTACTAACCTTTATACAGGGATTGCTGAGTTTCACACAGAGTCCGTTCTGGGCTTCAGTGTAAAATGTGACTAACTCATGCAGGGTCTTGAAGGGTTTATGATGAACAAGGAAAAACCTCTGGTTAGATTCTCTCTGCTTAATCCTGTAATGTCGAGCATGAGGGCTGTtcttcactttaaaaaaaaatacaggatAAAATGTGTTCAGTCACTTGAGAAGGGCGAGTTATTTTGGCtcatggtgtgtgtgtgtgacatgtACCTGACAGATAATACTGATTGTTTTCTTCTGACTTCCACACGAGGAAGGCACCTTCATCGTTCTCTAGTCTCATCAGACATCTCTTCGCCTCGATACGCTTTTTAACATTCTCAAAATACCATCTGAAAATCAGTgcattttattgttgtttatttttagtttatgtctaaaaaatgtatacactgtataaaaatgcagcatgaagtaaAAACAATTTGGTTTTGTAAGTCAATTCAACGtactatttttaaattaaagtagcataaaaatcaatgttgatttgacaaaaatgcttttttttctttgtatgaCATGCATGTTCATGCACATTTCTCTATTTCACCCTAAAATTGTTTAATTGTAATAATGCAAAAATTTCAAAacatcctaataatccttaatatagcatctttttttattttggggggCAGATGAAATATGACAGGCACATTTGTCTTAATCAGATTCCTTAACAAAAATACTATTAAATTCTTCAGAAGAGCAGTCAATAACAATGACAGTATTGTAGCAACCAAAGCAAAACTCAAAACTTGTGAAACTGGACAGGCGGGTGCATTCTAGTCTCGGTCACAGCATTAACTACGTTAGTTTATAGAAAGCATtttaacacaataaaaataaattcagGACTTACGGTTTGGCCTCCAAGCTATTCGAAGGTTTAAGAAAGTCTCTAGGCACATAGCCTTTTTCCTCAATAAAGCCTCTAGATATTGTTGTATGTTTCTTCACAAACACCCAATGCTCATTCTCTTCAATAATCTCCAGAATATCTCCTTTCTTCAGATCTAAATCCAAGTTTGTGCGAGAGCTATAGTCGTATATTGAGGTATGGTTAAAATTACGTGTGATGGGTGACTTCACACTTTCCTCCTTCTGAGGGCAACACGGGCAGCAGCAGCCATAAGAGCACACAGAGCTCCACATGTTTACCTTGTGTATCTGCTGTGTCTAGAATAATGAAAACAGCTGTGGCGTAACTCACTACATTACCATCTCACAGCCGTCCGACCGGTTCTCCCAACCCGAGTTACTGTCAGTATAGGAGGTCAAGGAAGTTCTTGATGAGAAAAATCATATAGGAACTCCCCAGCTATGTTGATTTAACCTAAACTCATAGCGTGCAAAGCTAGAAAGCTAATATAGTGTCAACAACAATAATTATTAGTTGCACAGAAGTAGAGTTTTGGTTTCTTGCCATTGTTTCCCTGTTGGTCTTTCTTGTAAAGCACTGTAGAATAGCGCTGTAGAAATAAATTGGTAACACTATATGATGGGGTtgtattataaacattaactaacatgcaaaaataaacaatatagtttttcagcatttatgaATCTTTGTTAATAGTTAATGTCATACTCATTAACTTATTGTTAACAAATTTACAGTCTTATTGTACTGTAAAGGGTTACTTATAAATTTGACTTGGCATAAATGAATATTTACAAGTCAGCGTGGtttgaaattaattttaacaatgAAACATTTGAATGTTCGTCAGagtttatgcattttatttagtGTTTCATGTCTGCAGTGCTGACAGGAGACGACACCGCATCTCGAATCACAGCGTGAGACTTTAAATGATGCTTCGCTTCAGCAACACTGCAGCTGCGCTGTATCATCACCAGAGCGGTCGGGACCACCTGCCAGTGAAGACAAATTCAGATTTAACTGTAGTATGATGAATATAAACACAATGGATTTATTTGagattatatttttattcttcttctttctcctttatgccattccagcatctaggGCTATGTTCATGGCGAGAACAAGTTAatccacactgaaaaaaatgattaattgaatttaatcaatttttttaaggtaagtggttgcaatcaatttatttaagctacatttaaacaaaagttttatattttattttactttactaatattttttgtttaaatgtagcttaaattgattgcaaccacttaccttaaaaaaaattgattaaattcaattaatcatttttttcagtgcatacaCACGTTTAGCTGTGTTTACATTCACATGCGACATGTCAATTGCTAAATACGCTCTTAATACAAATAGTTTTCTCTCACAAACATAAtgtttttcttcatttattcaCCCCCTGGAGTCCTTCAAAACTACTACTATTCAATGCCATGACAAAGCTGGGAGGAACCAggatataatttaatataactttaaatgtgtttagCTAAAGAATAGAAGTCATAAACACTTAGGAGGATGGCTTGCGAATGATTATAATATGGGCTAATGTTCAATCTtcggtgaactattcctttaaagcggCAATTTGTAACACTTGCCTCTGTATCGCcacctctgtttgaaacataaaattgcaggatACTTTAACTTATATTTacctttattaaaaaacaactgATACTTCAAATTATTAATGAATAAGCTTACTGTTGTGAATATGTGTAAGGTAAAGAGAGTTTTGAACAGTGATTGTTCACGCATTTGCTCAATGAATAACCTAACCAAATAAAAGATTGCAGCTTAAATGAGCAGCATATctaataaaatatagaaattaaacaaattatACCTGTTTCTGGTCACTAGGAGTAAATAATTACAGAAAATGCTATGCCAGGTTTGTTGACCcatacagaaaaaatatttttttttattttaaatatatttcaaaaattggccaaaaaatatttacaaaaatgcatttttcaccaatatatttttttaaatatattttaaaaagacatttattttaaagcatttatattcacgttgCATTGAAAGAATacttttgtttatgttataaGCTGTGtaacaaattaaatatattttcaactgcaaaaatatattgtGTGGTCccaggaacacacatactgatcaaacatctggtaatgcactgtaagttgctttggataaacatgtctgccaaatgcataaatgaattCTCACTTGATCTCTTGTGTTGGCCAGCTCAATGTGTTTGCTAGCATCTGCTGAGTTCATCTCTTCACTAACATCATCTCTGCTGTAGATCGCTTTCAGTAAAGCACTTTCACATTCTGTTTTGGAGCGACCCGTGAACCGCTGAAAATAAAGCAGTcaaatatacattatattagatcggtggttctcaaactttttcggcgTACGGCCCCCCCTTGGGTACGATGCATCCCTTTGCGGCCCCCAagagaaaatgtatgacataaaacattctgacttaataattttaaataaacaaaacattaaattatattaaattaacatattgctgttggttagtagccttatttttctgaggtttaattacacagaatttatgaaaaattaatatattttataaaaatttaataaaatacagtttgagaaccactgtattaTATTCACATCTCACATCATGCCGTCTGAATGTTAGGATGTTGTGGGGGATTGACAGGGTGTTCTGAGAGTTTTGAGATTAAAAAGAAAGGTTTctataggtttttttttttacatttatttaaatgaaatattgttCTTTATGGGATATTGAAGGATTTTTTTGACCTTTTTGGGTCTCATATTGAAAAATGCATGATTCCTGATACCTGTAAAATGTTGATGGCTCTCCTGTACAGTTTACTGTTTGTTACTTTGAGGTCTATCATGAAATTCATGTAGATTTTCCCCTTCAGTATATGTGCACCAGTGCTCAGGGCATTCAGACAGCATTTTGCGGAAAGCTCCCAGTGTTGCTTCtgtgaaataaaacaatactcATATTCCTGTTATACGGCTTATACTGTACATTCCTGTATCAAAGTACAAATAGGCTATTTCAACTATTCAAAATGCGAACAAGTGGCTTACCATTATAATTGAGATGTTATCATCTAAAGGAAAAGACCATGTGATTTTCAGAACCGTTTCAAACAAGTTGCACACTTTTTCCTGAAACACATGCATACTGTAAATATGTTGTAGATCTTCAGTTTTTAATGCTATATTCTTTGTTGGGTTGTATGGTTTCATAAAAAACCTCTGATATCCACAAAACCTTTCTGTTTGACAAAAGGTTCATTGTAGTGAAACAATTTTCTACAGAATAGAAAAtgttaaagaagaaaataatCTTTCAAGAAGTTTTTTGGAGAACTGAAAATGGTTCCTCCGTagcatcactgtgaagaacccTCTAAAGGTCTTTTTTGTGGTTTTTGAAATATGATCTGACAATGTAAGCAACATTCCATATACCTCGAAGAAAATTTATTTTTAGGAGGGTTTTTTTGCTTCTGGGCAGAATGTCTGATACGCATTTTACTTACAGGAACAGTTTGTGTCTCGAGGTCATGAATAATTGCGTGCACATTTGACGTCTTTCGCTTCACCTGATTGGCCAGCGCTGTCACCTCATGAAGGTCATCTTCAAAGAGAAACTCACATTTAATTTCCCATTCGTCTATGCTGCATAATGTGTTGACGTGTAAGCAGTTTATATTGATTTACCTTTTACTGTAAACAAAAATAAGATCATGTCATTTTGATTCAGGACAGGTAAGATGGTGTCCACAAAATCTATGTGGCCAATAACAAACTCTGGCCCCTGGAGAGAAATAAATATTGAGATATATTGACCTTAATCTGGGTGAATGCCCTATTGAATCTGATGCGAATGAAAATAAGGTTTTGAAGGACAGAGGTGTTCAGgagatgtttactgtatgttgttATTTGTCTGTCATTTATTCACCTGAAAATATCTGgagtttatatattatatatatttacagttaaTAGTTTTGTGAATAGTTTGATCTCAAAAAATTTGATGAGAATTGTTCCTTGTTTTTTGTTCACATCTaataataaagataaaaaagattactgtattattattgttaaaCCAGTGGTCTTAAGCTCACCATAGATGATAGATCTCCCTCTTTATtcttcagctctttaaaaccaTTATTGAGGAAACCTCTGACATCaccaaaatctaaataaataaataaataagtgtaATTTATGACTATATTTTGAACTTTTCCCATAATGTTATCAGTGCACTGTTTTTCATTTACCCAtttacaaattaataaatgttatatgCCAAAATGATAATTGAGATGGTAAACAGCACCTGCTCCAAATGTCGGGATACATTCACTGGCATCAATCATGCCAATAATGCCAAGAGTTCGCCAGCCAAGATAATACACATGTCCATTCTTCTGAAGACTACAAAACCTTCTTTATAAAATCAGTAAATCTtctctttaaaatatgtgtagCTGAGCTGCTGAATGgttttgtgttaaaatgatTGTTGTACCTCTCTCCTGCTTTCTGAATAAGAGCTGTGAGTTTATCACTGTGTCCGTAAGTGCGTTCAAAAATCTTCTCACTCGCTGTGATCCAAGAAGATAAACATCTGAATGACAAATGTATAATGAAATCAGATTACTCTGTAGAAATGCACCAAAGCGGGGTGGGATTAAAGACTCACTCAGGTGATATTGTCTTTTCTCTGAAGACAGCTTCATGTCCAGCCAGAAGAAGTGTTTCAAGGAGGATTTTGGTTGCGCTGCCTCCTTTCATCCTGGAAGATCCACTGATGGCCTCAGGCTTGAGAAGAAACAAAGAGTTGCAATTAAATCTGTAAATGTATACATTCTTCAGATACTTTAATGCGCTTAGAGCATCTTACAGTGCGCtgcaagctatacattttatcaatatgtgtgttcCCCGGGTTTAAAAgatttacactgcaaatcttGATGCCCAATTCTGATTGTTGCCTAttcgtttttgttttttgtttgtttttgctttttgaCAACTCGCTTACATCAAGCGACTCGAATCCGATATCTGCATTTAGCATCGTCGCATTTTCAATGATACACGACACATCTTGAGATGGGAATATCTGGTCTGTCTGCTTACATTGTGGATGCAAATGCATGTATCCAATTCATATCTGATTTTTCCCACATATGAATAAAGCCTAAAACCGGAATCTATGCATTTTTTTCCTGCTTACTCATTAATGGGTCATTTTGCACTGTAAGTTATTTTGAACAGAGGCGGTCTTAACATAGAGGCATAGGTAGCTTGGGGCCCCTACCAACGGTCATATTGGGGGGCCCCCAACCAAcctagtaaataaataaaacccttaTCATCATAAACACTTCAAAAgcattgtaaattgtattaatattcttaaaggaatagtctactcattttcaatattaaaatatgttataccttaactaagaattgttgatacatccctctatcatctgtgtgtgtgcacgtaagcgctggagcgcgctgcgacgcttcgatagcatttagcttagccccattcattcaatggtaccatttagagataaagttagaagtgaccaaacacatcaacgtttttcctatttaagacgagtagttatacgagcaagtttggtggtacaaaataaaacgtagcgcttttctaagcggatttaaaagaggaactatattttatggtgtaatagcacttttgggagtacttcgactcggcgcagtaacaccctccctctcccattatgagagtgagaaggggagcggacttttcaggcgagtcgaagtactcccaaaagtgctattacgccatacaatatagttcctcttttaaatccgcttagaaaagcgctacgttttattttgtaccaccaaacttgcttgtataactactcgtcttaaataggaaaaacgttgatgtgtttggtcacttctaactttatctctaaatggtaccattgaatgaatggggctaagctaaatgctatcgaagcgtcgcagcgcgctccagcgcttacgtgcatgcacacagatgatagagggatgtatcaacaattcttagttaaggtaataacatattttaaaattgaaaattagtagactattcctttaagacataTGTTGAAACTTTGAAATAGTAGTTAAAATGTCCAGTTCATGTTTATCTGTCACTACACACATACACCCCCTTCTTTCACAATAAAATGGACTAGTCCGTAACGGggaaacacacatacaattacttattttcaatataaaagtgATTATAGACTGAATTTTTTTACGTTttatcacagtcttgggcatgtgaAAGATTACTaacaacattggctttgatgcattgctagtttttgtgcagcatcagatttaaatTTTTTCTCCCTCGTGTACTGTTTGTGGCTGTAttcccccattgacttttttctcttttttggtTTGTGTAGTGCTACACTTTGTGTTTTCTCTGCTTTCCATCTTCATTTtgtgtgaaaaaaaaatgttgttctCTTTTATAGATCGGATGGGGGGGCCCCATACATACCTTCGccttgggcccccaatttgctaagTCCGCCACtgattttgaataaaaacatcttccaaatggttgctagggtgttgatATACGGTTACTAAACATTGGAAATTATTGTTAGTGCACTTGGGTGTTAGTGCAACAAGGGCATCTACAGTACTAGGCATCAATAAGGTATCATGCATATGGTTGCTATGAGGTTTTGCTGGGCTACTGCTATGATGTTGCTACAGGTAGTTGCTTGTTATTTTGGTTTTTAATATCTGTATGttgttaatatataaatacaatgtCTCTTACCCCCATTATAGGATTTAGGATGAAGGCTTTGCCTCGTTTCTGCTCTGTGGCCATCCTCTCTGCAACCTCTTTAAAATGAAACGAACAGTCCTGCATTTGATCATTCCTGTCAGGACAACAGGAGCTTTTTTTAGTAATCCATTGTGTTTAACTGATAAAAGCTCAAAGCATTTGTAACACAGAGAGATGCATTTTCTGCAGGTGTACCTGGCCATGCGTACAGGATTAAATCCCAAAAGCACCGGGGTAAAAACGTCTAAATGCTTCAGACAAAGATCCAGTTGCCCAGCAACAAACGGTGCCTTTGACATAAAAACACCATTTCAGGTTACTTCAAGGTTGCATTGATAAGAaggtaaataaaaatgcaactaTTACAAATTGTGACTGGGTCTTATTTAGATCTTTTGtcatacacattaaataaatgatttgatAAAAGACAATAGTTTCATTCATACCGACAAGCCGCATGATATTCCAATAAACAGAACGTGCTTCTTTCCGGCACAAACCTGTAATAAAGAACAGAAAATAGACAAAAATTAACTTTGTTTCAATATATCAATCATGACACACATATGGGGTGAATATACTTTATTAATTTGCTAGCAACCACTCAGAAAACCTTAGTTACCCcatagcaacaccctggcaaccaccCAGAGCACTTTAGCCTAATGCTGGGGAGATTTGCACAGGCAAGCACCATAAGTCAGATCTTAAATGGATGGTTAATCGGTGATTAACTACTACAGTAAAACTGCACTGCTGTTTCTTTTGCATTCACCTCATTCAGCATGCGAGCTCCCACCACCGGGTTGTCCTCTGGAGCCTCCTGTGATGTGAGCAGCgctctttaaaaacaaacagactGCTGTAATACTGCAGAGTCATTCAGGGTCTGATCTCGTCATACGTCAGACAGACATACAGGTTACTCACCTGTCACCTCCTGCTATAATGTATGAAAAGATCTGTTTGTGCTTCTGGACACTCAACATCTGATTAAAGGATCTCTGATGTAGGATATGAAATGCATTCTGATTAAGATTAAATCATATTAGGTAATGTAATATTTTCCATTATTATCCGAATAACAATTAGCCTAAAACCTAAATAAAAGAATTCCCAGGGGATACTATTGAAAAATTCATATCTTAAATGCACTCTTGTTTTGAATAGAAGTGCTTGCCTAATGCAAAAATGTTTTCAGATTTTTGGACTTCATAGATAACAGGTTTAAACGCTTGAAAGAAAAATCAATAACTCATTGTTAATCTCTTTACCACCAACAGAAATGCAATGCGACCTGACGTTCCGCAGCCACTTAATACAATCAAGCTCTCCTCTGGGTCctgcagaaaaaaaatctggttAACATCAAATAAATTGGGAAAGTTTCTCATCAAAATAAGACTTTAGGATTATGTGACTGACCCTTAGCATCATTTCAACCTTCCTGGCAACATCCACCATAGTTTGAATGACAGGTAAACTATAGATTCCCTGTTAAAATATGCACAGTTCAGCTTTGAGAAATCCTTAAAAACATCCCAAATAAACTCTTTCGGACAGACCTGATAAGAAGGATCATCATTTATTTTCTTCTCAAATATCTCAGCATCGCATCTTTTCAGTATTTGCACCATGTGTTTAGCATCTGCTCTGTCAATATCTCTGCTGATGGGGTTGGATTTCTCAGTGATGGGCAGAGGGATCTCGTAACACGACTGCTACCATAGACACAAACACAAGCACTTAAGATTGACTGCATGAGTCACGAATTAATTTCATTACATTTCAGCTCAGGAGGGAAGAAGATTTGTTACTCTTATGTCAGCTCAACCACTTCTGAAATGAAAACACTGCTAAATTCACTTACCGCATGATCCATATTTATCACAAGACTCAGCTAAAAATCAACAAGCATGCATGAAAACGCAATGCAAACACCTGTGAGAATGTGCAAAGCACTAAGCATAACAAAGTTCACCAAATGAACTTTGATCCATCAGCTATTACAAGCTGAAGACTCATGCACAGCAGTATTTGATATGCATAAGACATGTTGTTTGAGATGTACATTTTAATGGTTTGTTTAGTTATACAAGTTTGAAACTTCTGAATGTAATCATTTTCATCATGTAGGCATATCAAACAGTACGAAGTCAAGACTTTGACTGTGTATATAATAATTCAGATCTTTTCTATTATAGCCTATATACTGTACTCACAGTTTTATTGTTATGTACTCTCCAGTGTACTCCAGTCCCATctgttctgtttgttctttcattttattctGAATCAATGTGCAAGTTTGAATAACATCATAAATCACTACTAACAGCTGGGGATTGTA
This is a stretch of genomic DNA from Misgurnus anguillicaudatus chromosome 7, ASM2758022v2, whole genome shotgun sequence. It encodes these proteins:
- the gckr gene encoding glucokinase regulatory protein — its product is MSCETTKGIKQSCYEIPLPITEKSNPISRDIDRADAKHMVQILKRCDAEIFEKKINDDPSYQGIYSLPVIQTMVDVARKVEMMLRDPEESLIVLSGCGTSGRIAFLLVRSFNQMLSVQKHKQIFSYIIAGGDRALLTSQEAPEDNPVVGARMLNEVCAGKKHVLFIGISCGLSAPFVAGQLDLCLKHLDVFTPVLLGFNPVRMARNDQMQDCSFHFKEVAERMATEQKRGKAFILNPIMGPEAISGSSRMKGGSATKILLETLLLAGHEAVFREKTISPECLSSWITASEKIFERTYGHSDKLTALIQKAGESLQKNGHVYYLGWRTLGIIGMIDASECIPTFGADFGDVRGFLNNGFKELKNKEGDLSSMGPEFVIGHIDFVDTILPVLNQNDMILFLFTVKDDLHEVTALANQVKRKTSNVHAIIHDLETQTVPEKVCNLFETVLKITWSFPLDDNISIIMKQHWELSAKCCLNALSTGAHILKGKIYMNFMIDLKVTNSKLYRRAINILQRFTGRSKTECESALLKAIYSRDDVSEEMNSADASKHIELANTRDQVVPTALVMIQRSCSVAEAKHHLKSHAVIRDAVSSPVSTADMKH
- the LOC129417679 gene encoding tyrosine-protein kinase Src42A; this translates as MWSSVCSYGCCCPCCPQKEESVKSPITRNFNHTSIYDYSSRTNLDLDLKKGDILEIIEENEHWVFVKKHTTISRGFIEEKGYVPRDFLKPSNSLEAKPWYFENVKKRIEAKRCLMRLENDEGAFLVWKSEENNQYYLSVKNSPHARHYRIKQRESNQRFFLVHHKPFKTLHELVTFYTEAQNGLCVKLSNPCIKLDLPAPPTLSYQLDREIDRSSLTKIKKLGSGEFAEVWHGKWNGTTDVAIKEFKDVSPNISTEIEIMMNLRHERLLQLYAVCTTGEPFCIITELMKNGSLKKFLIEHKEKQDVEFSLMMDFAIQITEGMIYLENKIVHRDLRAENILLTDMQSCKIADFGLAEFTLSGAQTIASGVRVPVKWMAPEIFENKPYTSKSDVWSFGILLTEIVTYGDDPYPGQDKQTYIRGIKKGHRMARPAGCPEALYEIMQLCWRSNPAERPTFTQLREKLLALVHEPEFE